Within Vallitalea okinawensis, the genomic segment ATTTCGTACGACCATTTTTGTTGGCAGAACAATTTCATTATACTTATGTTTTTGCTCAAAATCCTCTAATAGTAAGGTAGCCGCTTTCCTACCCATTTCATAAAAATCTTGAGAAACAGTCGTTAAGGGAACTTGAAGATGGGTTGCAATTTCAATATCATCAAAACCAACAATAGATATATCCTTAGGCACCTCAAACCCCAGCCCAGTAACAGAATGCATCACTGCTGATGCTACGTAATCATTTACACAAACAAAAGCCGTTACGCCATTAGTTATAAGTTTATTAACTATAGTATTATACTTTTGCTTATCATACTCTACTACCTGCTGCCTACAAGGGGCAAAACCAGTATTAATATACCTTTCATCTATACTTATTTCATTTTCTTTCAATGCTTGACAGTATCCAAAGTAACGCCTTCGTATAGAAGTTGCACTTTCAATGGTTTCATCAGATATAAACCCTATTTTTTGGTGTCCCAAATCAATCAAGTATTTAGTTGAATTATAAGCCCCTTTAGCATTGTCACTTACCACATAGCTTATAGGAATACTTTCAAAATACTTATCAATGGTTACAATAGGAAATTGATCAATGTAAAATTTACTAATTACCTCTAGATTCTCTCTATCCGAGATAGGGTAGAGAATAACCCCTCCAACTTTCTGATCAAATAAGTTGCTCAAAATGTCCCTTTCTTTTTCGAAATCCCTTTGACAACTATGTATACTTAGGAAATATCCATATTGACTAAGAACTTCCGATGCACCTTTAATAGTCTCCATCATCCCACCATTGGAAGCATCAAATGGTAACACGATAGATATAATATTCGTAATATTCGTAGGTTTTACTGTTGTATTAGTATTATAGACAGCATTTGAAGTCACTTTTTGTGGTGCTACAAAGCTCCCACTACCTCTTATCCTATAGATTAATCCCTGTATCCTTAATTCTTCTAAAGCTCTCTTAGATGTGATTCTGCTAACTCCAAAATGTTCAGCCAAATCTAATTCAGTAGGTAGTTTATCGTCCTCTACTAATTCTTTTGATTCTATTTTATCTTTCAAGTATCCTACAATTTGTTCATATAATAGTTTATTATCTTTTTCCATATTAACCTCTTACTCACATATTTCATTTATTATATCTTTTAAATTGATATATCTATATTGCCATAAAGTAAACTACTTTGTCAACATGATAAATAAATATACTTTTTTATTGCTCTAAATACTCCTAGCTCAAGTATAGTTATCTCATTTTTTCTCTAAAGTACTGTTCACTTGTTCCCCTACGCTCTACATCGTAACCTAGAGCATTATCTTGTTTTATTATATCAGCATACTCATCAAGACTAGTTGGTATAACTACTTCAAAGAGTGCCCAATGCCTAAGTTTCTCTTTAAACTTCTTGATTGCATCTTGATATGCTTCATCATAATACCTGTTCTCCAATTCAAGAGGATCATTTTCTAGGTCAAAAAACAGTGATTTATTTTCATCCTTAGATAATAACAATTTATATCTACTATCACGTATCATGTATTCAGTTTGATGTCCAGATTCGGATACAACAAATTCTCTTTTATCCTCTAAAATATTATAGTCCTCCATCTGTTCTGGTTTTTCTACTCCTGCTAAATGAACAATTGTGGAAGCCAAATCAATATTACTAACAAGTTGTTCACTTACACCCCCACCTTGATTACTGTTTACATACTTAATTATCAATGGCACTTTAATGACTGGATCGTACATATAATTACCTTTTAGCATAAGGTGATGAAAACCCATATAATCACCATGATCGCTGGTGTATATAATAATCGTATTATCATATAACCCCTTTTCCTTTAATAGTGCAATCATCTTACCTACTTCATGATCAATATGAGATATATTTGCATAATAGTAGGCCATCACCTTCTTTACTTTGGCTTCATCATTATCATCATGAGGAAAGTAACCTTTGCTAAATGCTAAATCCCTTTCTAGACACGCCTCTGTCCATCCAGGAAGTATACTTAATTCATTTGGATCGTATAAATCACTCCATGATTCAGAAGGGTCAAAAGGGTGGTGAGGCTTAACAAACCCAACCATTAGCAAATTGCCATCTTCTTTCCATTCGGTTATCTCTTCTAGTGCTTTTCTCCCAATCCAACTTGTACTGTGGTACTCATCTTGCAGATTAGATACCATTGACCCTAATGAATCCCAATATTCCTCTGGGGCATTTTCCCTATATTCAGCTCTCTGGTCCTCTAAATCATTTCTATCCCAAAGCCCTTTATCCATTAATTCCCTATGATAATCATCATCAAATCTCCCTGGACCATCCTGTTCACATAACACCATTTTATCAAATCCTACATCAAGGTAAGTTGGTGTAAAATGCATTTTACCTACTGAAGCTGTTTGATAGCCCTGACTCCTTAAAACCTTAGGAAAGGTATTAATATATGATGGTAAGGTACAGTGATTTGTCCATCCACTGTGTTGTCTCACTTGTAATCCTGATAACAACGAGTAGCGAGAGGGTGTACACACCGGAAATGAACAGAAGCTATTATTGTACACAACACCATCTCTTGCAAGTGAATCAATATTTGGTGTCTTAATATCTTTATTTCCATATGCTCCTAGACAATCAAATCTATGTTGATCTGCATGAATTAATAAAATATTAGGAGCTTTCTTTTTATTGACTTGTTCCATTTTTATTTTCTCCTTCACTTATTTATTAACTGCTTCAGTATTTAATTCTTTCCTCACAATATGCTAATGTTTCATAAAATTACTTTAGGTATTTGTTCATAAATGATATTTCTCTTGTTCCTACTCTTGATGAGATAAGAAAACGGGGCTTGCCCAGGCCATTTGATCATTCATTTGCCTTACACCAACATAGTAATAATGATGACCCTCACCTATATTCTCACTTGAATCTCTCCAATTAATTTCCATATCTTTTCCAGTACCCTCGTATCTCTTGATTTCTTTTCCATCTTTTACGATATAGATATAATCAATTAAATCTGTCCCGAATATCTTCGCAGTCAACTCTACATTTCCTGACATACTACCTAAGTCACTTCCCATAAGGTAACCATTAACTCGAAACTCTAGACGGATTCTATCACCTGTTGTTCCAAATGTATGACGGCCTTTCAGTGCATTGTATATACCTTCACGTGTCAAATCATCTGCATATACCCCTGTTACACCAACCCCTTCATGTTCACCACCGGAAGTGAATCCAAATTTATAACCTAAATTCAATCCATATCTTACAGAAGCATTCTTTTTGTATTCCCTCCCATAGTTATTTGGGTTCATCTCACAGTCATCATATTCATAAGATCCTCTCACCTGAAATATTTCAACCAAAGTCTCTTTCTCTTCGTTAAAGTACTCCCAATTTAATAGATGGGAACTGTCACTTGGATGGTGAGGTATAGTCAAGCACTCTGTATCTTTTAATATATCCCATACCATATCAATACGGTCTGCATTCTCTCCGGTCGTTTTTAACAAGGGTCCTGTTCCTTTATACAAAATATTATAGTGCCCAAAATTAATCTTATCAGTATGATGGGTACATGTCCATTCAAAGCCTTGGAAGGCAACAAATTGACCGGGAATATTTGCAGCATCTGCTCTATGCTTAGTTCGAATCCACTCTTGTGGGTCCATAGAATCATGGTCAGTAATCATAGCAAAGTCAAGCTGCCCTACATCCTTGCAGAAACAATATTTATCTTCTATTTCAACACAATGAAATGAACCTCCAAGTGAACAGCAAGATAAATTAGTATGCATGTGTAAATCTCCCCAGTAAAGATTTTTATGACCTTCTATACCATGAGTCTCAAATCTTTTAACTTGAAGTAATTCTATCTCCTTAAGAATCTTTGGCTCTTCATCAATCCACTCATAGCCTACAATATCTGTTATAATTGGCATTGGAATTTCGTAGATGGCACTTATCATAGTCTGATTATTTTGCGTCCATTCTCTTTGTTCACTTAACTCTCCATCATAGTTGATGCCTACAAAACGGAAACAATTATCTTGGTCATTTCTATATATCTTGGTAGCCACTCTTTGTAACTGACTAATACTGTTATTTTCAAAGGTAACCCAACATTTCCCATTGAAATATTTAACTCTAACTTCCCATCTTTTTCCATAATTATCAATAATCATTTCAACAAAACTTACAAATATAACTCCTTGTTCATCTATATACACGTATGGGCAGCCTGCTGATTTCGTCTCATCAGATAGTATTGTAGGTGTTTTGCATTTTTTATCATTTAAACGCTTAACATCAAAATGACCATTAACATATTTAACATTAGCCATCCCCATAGTTGTCTCTACCTTCCATCCATGTCCGAAGCCTGGCATTAAAACTGTATCATGCCACTTATAACCTTTATACAAAGGCCATGAGTTCTCAAAAACAACTATTACTCGTCCTTGTCTAATAGCCATTCTATGTTTTTGATCGTTATTATTCTTAGACCCTATATCTATGGCATCTGTAATAGTTCCCTTGTCTACAACACGTAAAAGTATATGATACCTGTTGTAAAAGAAGCTTTCATAAGCTATGTACAAATAATTACCATCAGAAATCATTGCTGGTTTGTAGCCATTTTCCCATTGTTTTGTAACAGAAATCTCTTTTGCTGTTTCTAGACTCTCAATAGGCAACTCTACTCCAATGTTTTTCATTAGTATTTTTGTTCTACCCTCACAACATCTTTCCCAGCAGATGTAAACTTTGTCATTATGTACAGATAATTCAATATTATCATTCTTCCCCTTACCAACTACACAAGCCTCATCTTCTTTTACTAATCCATTACACTTAATAAGATAGCCGCTTTTTTCACCTTGACTATAACTAGTAAAGGCTATATATATTATATCTCTATAACAATAGCTTGTTGGAGAGCTAAAATCCTCGCCTTCCATCAAAGCTACCTTCTCTCCACTATTTATGTTTTGTATATATACAATACTGTTACTGGCTAAGCCATCATTTGAACAATTGCTTTCTGTATAGGTCACATATTCATCATTAATCATTTCCACCGGGTATACAACATTCGAATTTTTAGTTAATATCAATTTTTCCTTCATTACTTTCAACTCTCTTTCTGAAAAACTAAATAAAATTATTTACATAAAAATTTCTTTCAGTTGTAATCATCTAAGATGGTTACTGTTCTCAAATTAAATGATAAACCAAGTCCAATATAGGTGATCCATGAACAAATGGACACTTCCCCCTATGTTTAGGCGCTAAAGTAATCTCCATTATTATTAGTAGTTTATTTAATGTACGATTATTACTTTAAATAATAAGAAACTAATAGGTACTAAGACACCGATTACAGTGAATAAAACCGTATTAGTCTCTTATGATAGGTATTGTAATAATATTTTATTAATTAATTAGTTAAATTTAACAGTTAAAATTTCCTTTGATTTTAATACTATAGGATCCATCTTGCCATTTGTATAAGAAAGCTCTTTTATTTTTTCTTCATTAAGATTGACTTGTTCAAGACTAGAAATTTCATTACAGTAGGTAAAACTAAATGTATTTGGTTTATCTTCACCATTTAATACTCTCAGTATTATACCGCTTCCATCTTCAGCTTTCTTAAATGCAGATATAACTACGTTATCATTTTCAACTTTAATAAATCCTTTTTCTAGCTTATAATCTACATACTTATACTTATCTTCTCTATAGAATATCTCAGATACCCAAGTCCCTTGAACTGCCGGCCTTCCTCCAACATATTTTGTAAGGTCTGCTGACTGTACATAAGGTAAAACCGGGCATTGATATGCTTTAGTACACTTAAGCAATTCCCCTGAACTATCCTCTCCATATGGGTAGATTGCCATACCTATATTAATTTTCCTCAGGACATTCCCACCAGGTGTAATCATTTTAGGGCTAATCTCTTCTAATCTATCGTACCATCTAGCAATATAACCTACACTCCTCAGCAATGTAAGGGCAATGCTTCCTTCACCCTCTATGTAG encodes:
- a CDS encoding DUF3604 domain-containing protein encodes the protein MKEKLILTKNSNVVYPVEMINDEYVTYTESNCSNDGLASNSIVYIQNINSGEKVALMEGEDFSSPTSYCYRDIIYIAFTSYSQGEKSGYLIKCNGLVKEDEACVVGKGKNDNIELSVHNDKVYICWERCCEGRTKILMKNIGVELPIESLETAKEISVTKQWENGYKPAMISDGNYLYIAYESFFYNRYHILLRVVDKGTITDAIDIGSKNNNDQKHRMAIRQGRVIVVFENSWPLYKGYKWHDTVLMPGFGHGWKVETTMGMANVKYVNGHFDVKRLNDKKCKTPTILSDETKSAGCPYVYIDEQGVIFVSFVEMIIDNYGKRWEVRVKYFNGKCWVTFENNSISQLQRVATKIYRNDQDNCFRFVGINYDGELSEQREWTQNNQTMISAIYEIPMPIITDIVGYEWIDEEPKILKEIELLQVKRFETHGIEGHKNLYWGDLHMHTNLSCCSLGGSFHCVEIEDKYCFCKDVGQLDFAMITDHDSMDPQEWIRTKHRADAANIPGQFVAFQGFEWTCTHHTDKINFGHYNILYKGTGPLLKTTGENADRIDMVWDILKDTECLTIPHHPSDSSHLLNWEYFNEEKETLVEIFQVRGSYEYDDCEMNPNNYGREYKKNASVRYGLNLGYKFGFTSGGEHEGVGVTGVYADDLTREGIYNALKGRHTFGTTGDRIRLEFRVNGYLMGSDLGSMSGNVELTAKIFGTDLIDYIYIVKDGKEIKRYEGTGKDMEINWRDSSENIGEGHHYYYVGVRQMNDQMAWASPVFLSHQE
- a CDS encoding GntR family transcriptional regulator, whose translation is MEKDNKLLYEQIVGYLKDKIESKELVEDDKLPTELDLAEHFGVSRITSKRALEELRIQGLIYRIRGSGSFVAPQKVTSNAVYNTNTTVKPTNITNIISIVLPFDASNGGMMETIKGASEVLSQYGYFLSIHSCQRDFEKERDILSNLFDQKVGGVILYPISDRENLEVISKFYIDQFPIVTIDKYFESIPISYVVSDNAKGAYNSTKYLIDLGHQKIGFISDETIESATSIRRRYFGYCQALKENEISIDERYINTGFAPCRQQVVEYDKQKYNTIVNKLITNGVTAFVCVNDYVASAVMHSVTGLGFEVPKDISIVGFDDIEIATHLQVPLTTVSQDFYEMGRKAATLLLEDFEQKHKYNEIVLPTKMVVRNSCSHCIKN
- a CDS encoding sulfatase family protein, producing the protein MEQVNKKKAPNILLIHADQHRFDCLGAYGNKDIKTPNIDSLARDGVVYNNSFCSFPVCTPSRYSLLSGLQVRQHSGWTNHCTLPSYINTFPKVLRSQGYQTASVGKMHFTPTYLDVGFDKMVLCEQDGPGRFDDDYHRELMDKGLWDRNDLEDQRAEYRENAPEEYWDSLGSMVSNLQDEYHSTSWIGRKALEEITEWKEDGNLLMVGFVKPHHPFDPSESWSDLYDPNELSILPGWTEACLERDLAFSKGYFPHDDNDEAKVKKVMAYYYANISHIDHEVGKMIALLKEKGLYDNTIIIYTSDHGDYMGFHHLMLKGNYMYDPVIKVPLIIKYVNSNQGGGVSEQLVSNIDLASTIVHLAGVEKPEQMEDYNILEDKREFVVSESGHQTEYMIRDSRYKLLLSKDENKSLFFDLENDPLELENRYYDEAYQDAIKKFKEKLRHWALFEVVIPTSLDEYADIIKQDNALGYDVERRGTSEQYFREKMR